In the genome of Cupriavidus taiwanensis, one region contains:
- a CDS encoding Ig-like domain-containing protein: TLAGTAEAGSTVDIDLDGDGNPEGTVTADATTGAWTYSPAGGLPDGAVASVTATDAAGNTSGPATVTIDAVPPAVPAITSVTDDNPVSTPLASGDSTNDTTPTLTGTADPGSTINIFNGATLIGTTVADATTGAWSFTPTTPLTDGPYALTATATDAAGNISAPTAAFNLTVDTAAPADPIITVANGTTLSGTAEAGSTVNIDLDGDGNPEGTVTADATTGAWTYSPAGGLSDGVLASVTATDAAGNTSGPATVTIDAVPPAVPAITSVTDDNPVASPLASGDGTDDSTPTLAGTADAGSTISIFNGTTLLGTTVADATSGAWSFTPTTPLTDGPYALTATATDAAGNTSAPTAAFNLTVDTVAPTATVAVTALTDDTGATGDWITADTTPVVSGTLSAALAANERLEVSIDGGATWTDAVVTGNTWQWFPPGQLADGTYTITTHVTDSAGNIGAVTTQNFTVAQQAAPEAAVNEAGGLLGIADANLLGLIDLSAQQFFTASDYNENINSVVIEYGGLLGVGMQRLNASLALAAELGLTFSVVNDPGILGVIGPSSTLSISAVGGGPIDNLSLNELLGSITLEGGLAGVSLSLLDAMTITATDTTGLTTTSTGSQLVSAGVLDTLLGASQPSAIIEGDATGNTLTGSTGNDRLYGYDGNDTINAGAGNDLVRGGAGDDTLNGEGGNDVIIGGAGNDTMSGGPGTDVFLWEARANDGTGGNGADVITDFTVGTAPGQAGNDVLDVSALLVGYAADANGPAHYQNGVATIDAGDNIGQYLSATQQGADTVITIDRDGAGTDYSAQTLVTLNNVTTNLETLLANQQILV, translated from the coding sequence ACCCTGGCCGGCACCGCCGAAGCCGGCAGCACCGTCGATATCGACCTCGATGGCGATGGCAACCCGGAGGGCACCGTCACCGCCGACGCCACCACCGGCGCCTGGACCTACTCGCCCGCCGGCGGCCTGCCCGATGGCGCGGTTGCCAGCGTGACCGCCACCGATGCCGCCGGCAATACCAGCGGCCCCGCCACGGTGACCATCGACGCCGTGCCGCCCGCGGTCCCGGCAATCACCAGCGTCACCGACGACAACCCGGTCAGCACACCGCTGGCTTCCGGCGACAGCACCAACGACACCACACCGACCCTGACGGGCACTGCCGACCCCGGCAGCACCATCAACATCTTCAACGGCGCCACGCTGATCGGCACCACCGTTGCCGATGCCACCACCGGCGCGTGGAGCTTCACCCCGACCACGCCGCTGACCGATGGCCCGTACGCGCTCACCGCCACCGCTACCGATGCGGCAGGGAACATCAGCGCACCGACCGCCGCCTTCAACCTGACGGTGGATACGGCAGCACCCGCTGACCCGATCATCACTGTTGCCAACGGCACTACCCTGTCCGGCACCGCCGAAGCCGGCAGCACCGTCAATATCGACCTCGACGGCGACGGCAACCCGGAGGGCACCGTCACCGCCGATGCCACCACCGGCGCGTGGACCTACTCACCCGCCGGCGGGCTGTCCGATGGGGTGCTCGCCAGCGTTACCGCCACCGATGCCGCCGGCAATACCAGTGGCCCCGCCACGGTGACCATCGATGCCGTGCCGCCGGCGGTCCCCGCGATCACCAGCGTCACCGACGACAACCCGGTCGCCAGCCCGCTGGCCTCGGGCGACGGCACCGACGATTCCACGCCGACCCTGGCGGGCACGGCCGATGCCGGCAGCACCATCAGCATCTTCAACGGCACCACGCTGCTCGGCACCACCGTCGCCGATGCCACCTCCGGGGCGTGGAGCTTCACCCCGACCACGCCGCTGACCGACGGTCCCTATGCGCTGACCGCCACCGCGACCGATGCGGCAGGGAACACCAGCGCGCCGACCGCCGCCTTCAACCTGACAGTCGATACCGTCGCACCGACCGCCACGGTGGCGGTCACGGCGCTTACCGACGACACCGGTGCCACCGGCGACTGGATCACCGCCGACACCACGCCCGTCGTCAGCGGCACGCTCAGCGCGGCGCTGGCCGCCAACGAGAGGCTGGAAGTCAGCATCGACGGCGGCGCCACGTGGACCGACGCCGTGGTCACTGGCAACACCTGGCAATGGTTTCCGCCGGGCCAGCTCGCGGACGGCACCTACACCATCACCACGCACGTGACCGACAGTGCCGGCAACATCGGCGCGGTCACCACCCAGAACTTCACGGTTGCGCAGCAGGCAGCGCCCGAGGCCGCCGTGAATGAAGCCGGGGGCTTGCTCGGCATTGCCGATGCCAACCTGCTGGGGCTGATCGACCTGAGTGCGCAGCAGTTCTTCACCGCCAGCGACTACAACGAGAACATCAACAGCGTGGTAATCGAGTATGGCGGCCTGCTGGGCGTTGGCATGCAGCGGCTCAACGCCAGCCTGGCGTTGGCCGCCGAACTGGGGCTGACCTTCAGCGTGGTAAACGACCCGGGCATCCTGGGCGTGATCGGCCCGTCGTCGACGCTGTCGATCTCCGCCGTCGGCGGCGGGCCGATCGATAACCTGAGCCTGAACGAACTGCTCGGTTCGATCACATTGGAAGGCGGCCTGGCGGGCGTTAGCCTGAGTCTTCTCGACGCCATGACGATCACCGCGACCGACACCACGGGGCTGACTACCACGTCCACCGGCAGCCAGCTTGTCAGCGCCGGCGTGCTGGACACCCTGCTCGGCGCAAGCCAGCCGTCGGCGATCATCGAAGGTGACGCCACCGGCAATACCCTCACGGGCAGCACTGGCAACGACCGCCTCTATGGCTACGACGGCAACGACACCATCAACGCCGGCGCCGGCAATGACCTGGTGCGCGGCGGCGCGGGCGATGACACGCTCAATGGCGAAGGCGGCAACGACGTGATCATCGGCGGCGCCGGCAACGACACCATGAGCGGCGGCCCCGGCACCGACGTGTTCCTGTGGGAGGCCCGTGCCAACGACGGCACCGGCGGCAACGGCGCGGACGTGATCACGGATTTCACCGTGGGCACCGCGCCGGGGCAGGCCGGCAACGACGTACTCGATGTGTCCGCGCTGCTGGTCGGCTACGCAGCCGACGCCAACGGCCCCGCCCACTACCAGAATGGCGTGGCCACCATCGATGCGGGCGACAACATCGGCCAGTACCTCAGCGCCACGCAGCAGGGCGCCGACACCGTGATCACCATCGACCGCGACGGCGCCGGCACGGACTACAGCGCACAGACGCTGGTGACGCTGAACAACGTGACCACCAACCTGGAGACCTTGCTGGCCAACCAACAGATCCTGGTCTGA
- a CDS encoding phosphotransferase: MASAQAFAGTGPVRDQHRFDQAALERWMARNVAGYAGPLTIDQFKGGQSNPTYRLRTPGRSYVLRRKPPGELIKGAHAVEREARVMAALGQAGFPVPRIHGLCTDDAVIGSWFFVMDLVEGRIFWDAGFSEVAPGERAAYMDAMNATLASLHTIDPAAIGLGDYGKPGGYVARQVARWSDQYRSDELAGRHPAMDQLVDWLPRHLPGADEVAITHGDFRADNLIFHPTEPRVLAVLDWELSTLGDPLADFAYHAMMFRMPPDILGGIAGRDLAAAGLPDEAVYVEAYCRRTGRQGIGNLDFYIAFNMFRFAAILHGIKARAARGTASSADARAMGERFARVADLAWIQAQRVMG; the protein is encoded by the coding sequence ATGGCTAGCGCGCAAGCGTTCGCCGGCACAGGGCCGGTGCGCGACCAGCATCGCTTCGACCAGGCTGCGCTGGAGCGCTGGATGGCGCGTAACGTGGCGGGATACGCCGGACCGCTGACGATCGACCAGTTCAAGGGCGGGCAGTCCAATCCTACCTATCGCCTGCGTACGCCCGGGCGCAGCTATGTGCTGCGACGCAAGCCCCCCGGCGAGCTGATCAAAGGCGCCCACGCCGTGGAACGCGAAGCCAGGGTGATGGCGGCGCTGGGCCAGGCGGGCTTTCCGGTACCCCGGATCCACGGGCTCTGCACCGACGATGCGGTGATCGGCAGTTGGTTCTTCGTGATGGATCTCGTCGAGGGCCGGATCTTCTGGGATGCCGGTTTTTCCGAGGTGGCGCCGGGCGAGCGTGCGGCCTACATGGACGCCATGAACGCCACGCTGGCCAGCCTCCACACCATCGATCCGGCTGCCATCGGCCTGGGCGACTACGGCAAGCCTGGCGGCTACGTTGCCCGTCAGGTCGCGCGCTGGTCGGACCAGTACCGCAGCGACGAGCTGGCCGGCCGGCATCCTGCGATGGACCAACTGGTCGACTGGCTGCCCCGGCATCTGCCCGGCGCCGATGAGGTTGCCATCACCCACGGCGATTTCCGCGCCGACAACCTGATCTTCCATCCCACTGAGCCGCGGGTGCTGGCGGTGCTGGACTGGGAACTGTCGACGCTGGGCGATCCGCTTGCCGACTTTGCCTATCACGCCATGATGTTCCGCATGCCGCCCGATATCCTGGGCGGCATCGCGGGGCGGGACCTGGCGGCAGCGGGATTGCCCGACGAGGCCGTCTATGTCGAAGCCTACTGCCGCCGCACCGGGCGCCAGGGCATTGGCAACCTGGATTTCTACATCGCTTTCAACATGTTCCGCTTCGCAGCGATTCTCCATGGCATCAAGGCCCGCGCCGCACGCGGCACGGCGTCCAGCGCCGACGCGCGTGCCATGGGCGAGCGCTTCGCGCGGGTGGCTGATCTTGCTTGGATACAGGCGCAGCGCGTTATGGGTTGA
- a CDS encoding acyl-CoA dehydrogenase family protein, with protein sequence MFTPCPTERSRAIADRVESFVRKVVAPYERDPRYGAHGPSADLVDELRAKAREAGVMTPHILDDGSHLTQLETAAVLKRSGLSPLGPVAVNTMAPDEGNMFLLGKVATPEQKRRFLDQLVSGATRSAFFMTEPAEDGGAGSDPSMLQTTAVKRGDEWVINGRKMFITGAEGASVGIVMARTGEDGKVQSTMFLVDLPDPAIRIERVLDTIDNSMPGGHALIVIDNLRVPASQVLGEINEGFRYAQVRLSPARLSHCMRWHGCATRAHEIATAYATTRKAFGKLLIDHEGVGFMLAENLIDLQQAALMIDWCAGVLDGGAVGTNESSMTKVAVSEAVFRVADRCVQIMGGSGVSRDSIVEQVFREVRAFRIYDGPTEVHKWSLAKMIKRKTLSGEASHG encoded by the coding sequence ATGTTCACTCCCTGTCCCACCGAACGCAGCCGGGCCATCGCCGATCGGGTCGAGTCCTTTGTGCGCAAGGTCGTCGCGCCCTACGAGCGCGACCCCCGTTACGGTGCGCATGGCCCGTCGGCGGACCTCGTCGACGAACTGCGCGCCAAGGCGCGCGAGGCGGGCGTCATGACGCCGCACATCCTCGATGACGGCAGCCACCTGACGCAGCTGGAGACCGCAGCCGTGCTCAAGCGCTCCGGGCTGTCGCCGCTGGGTCCTGTGGCCGTCAATACCATGGCCCCCGACGAGGGCAATATGTTCCTGCTCGGCAAGGTCGCCACCCCGGAACAGAAGCGGCGCTTCCTCGACCAGCTTGTCAGTGGCGCAACCCGCTCGGCCTTCTTCATGACCGAGCCAGCCGAGGATGGCGGCGCCGGCTCGGATCCGTCAATGCTGCAGACCACCGCGGTGAAGCGGGGCGACGAGTGGGTCATCAACGGGCGCAAGATGTTCATCACTGGCGCGGAAGGGGCTTCGGTCGGCATTGTGATGGCGCGCACGGGCGAGGACGGCAAGGTGCAGTCCACCATGTTCCTGGTGGACCTGCCCGATCCCGCGATTCGGATCGAGCGTGTGCTGGACACCATCGACAACTCGATGCCCGGCGGGCATGCCCTGATCGTCATCGACAATCTGCGGGTGCCGGCCAGCCAGGTGCTTGGCGAGATCAACGAAGGCTTCCGCTATGCTCAGGTCAGGTTGTCGCCAGCCCGGCTTTCGCATTGCATGCGCTGGCACGGCTGCGCCACGCGTGCGCATGAGATCGCCACGGCCTATGCGACCACGCGCAAGGCATTTGGCAAGCTGCTGATCGACCATGAAGGCGTAGGATTCATGCTGGCCGAGAACCTGATCGACCTGCAGCAGGCGGCATTGATGATCGACTGGTGCGCCGGCGTGCTCGATGGCGGTGCCGTGGGGACCAACGAGAGCTCGATGACCAAGGTGGCGGTGTCCGAGGCGGTGTTCCGCGTGGCCGACCGTTGCGTGCAGATCATGGGCGGCTCGGGGGTATCGCGCGACTCCATCGTCGAGCAGGTGTTCCGTGAAGTCCGCGCCTTCCGCATCTACGACGGCCCCACCGAGGTACACAAATGGTCGCTGGCAAAGATGATCAAGCGCAAGACCCTGAGCGGGGAGGCGAGCCATGGCTAG
- a CDS encoding SDR family NAD(P)-dependent oxidoreductase, which yields MNQQGRELGLFADLDGKVALVTGAFGGLGLHFAQTLARAGCKVALAGRRVAEGEAVLADLRRQGGQGCVVPLDVRDPASVGAAFQAAHRQLGPVQVVVNSAGIATTGPAMKVEEGAWQSVIDTNLNGAWRVAQCAARMMRAAGGGSIVNIASILGLRVAQQVPAYTAAKAGLIHLTRSLALEWARYGIRVNALAPGYFETDINRSFFESDSGRAMIARIPQRRLGQPGQLDGALLLLASDASDYMTGTVLPVDGGHSINSL from the coding sequence ATGAACCAGCAAGGACGCGAGCTCGGCCTGTTTGCCGATCTGGACGGCAAGGTAGCGCTGGTAACCGGGGCCTTTGGCGGCCTGGGCCTGCACTTTGCGCAGACGCTGGCGCGCGCAGGCTGCAAGGTGGCACTGGCTGGCCGGCGCGTGGCCGAAGGCGAGGCCGTGCTGGCCGACCTGCGCAGACAGGGCGGGCAAGGCTGCGTGGTGCCGCTCGACGTCAGGGATCCGGCATCGGTCGGTGCCGCGTTCCAGGCGGCGCACCGGCAGCTGGGACCGGTCCAGGTAGTCGTCAACAGCGCCGGCATCGCCACCACCGGGCCGGCCATGAAGGTAGAGGAGGGCGCCTGGCAAAGCGTGATCGACACCAACCTGAACGGCGCCTGGCGCGTGGCGCAGTGCGCGGCGCGGATGATGCGCGCAGCCGGCGGCGGCAGCATTGTCAATATCGCGTCGATCCTCGGCCTGCGCGTGGCGCAGCAGGTGCCCGCATACACCGCCGCGAAGGCAGGCCTGATCCACCTGACGCGCTCGCTGGCGCTGGAATGGGCGCGTTACGGCATCCGCGTCAACGCGCTGGCGCCGGGCTACTTCGAGACCGACATCAACCGCAGCTTCTTCGAGAGCGACAGCGGCCGGGCCATGATCGCGCGCATTCCGCAGCGCCGGCTCGGCCAGCCCGGCCAGCTCGATGGCGCGCTGCTGTTGCTGGCCTCGGATGCGTCCGACTACATGACGGGCACGGTCCTGCCGGTTGACGGCGGCCACTCCATCAACTCGCTCTGA
- a CDS encoding NAD(P)(+) transhydrogenase (Re/Si-specific) subunit beta: MNGLSMNLVTLSYLGASVCFIQALKGLSHPTTARRGNGFGMAGMAVAALTTVALIFKLKSELLSGQADASAPGTGLALILAALVVGGGIGAYVARKVQMTKMPELVAAMHSLIGLAAVFISVAAVAEPAAFGITAAGSRDIPLGNRIELFIGCFVGAITFSGSVIAFGKLAGRYKFRLFQGAPVVFAGQHVLNLALAVAMVGFGIAFFMTQEWLPFLVMLAIAFVLGVLIIIPIGGADMPVVVSMLNSYSGWAAAGIGFSLNNPMLIIAGSLVGSSGAILSYIMCKAMNRSFFNVILGGFGSDATAASGPAAQAQRNVKSGSADDAAFLMGNAETVIIVPGYGLAVARAQHALKELTEALTEKGVTVKYAIHPVAGRMPGHMNVLLAEAEVPYDQVFEMEDINSEFGQADVVLVLGANDVVNPAAKTDPKSPIAGMPILEAYKAKTIIVNKRSMAAGYAGLDNELFYMDKTMMVFGDAKKVVEDMLKAA; this comes from the coding sequence ATGAACGGCCTGTCGATGAATCTGGTGACGCTGTCTTACCTGGGCGCGTCGGTCTGCTTTATCCAGGCGCTCAAGGGGCTGTCACACCCGACCACCGCGCGGCGCGGCAACGGCTTCGGCATGGCCGGCATGGCGGTGGCGGCACTCACCACGGTGGCGCTGATCTTCAAGCTGAAGAGCGAGCTGCTGTCCGGCCAGGCGGATGCATCAGCGCCCGGCACCGGCCTGGCGCTGATACTGGCCGCGCTGGTGGTGGGCGGCGGCATTGGCGCCTACGTGGCCAGGAAAGTGCAGATGACCAAGATGCCCGAGCTGGTGGCGGCGATGCACTCGCTCATCGGCCTGGCGGCGGTGTTTATTTCGGTGGCGGCAGTGGCGGAGCCCGCCGCGTTCGGCATCACCGCTGCCGGTTCGCGTGATATCCCGCTCGGCAACCGGATCGAGCTGTTCATTGGCTGCTTTGTCGGCGCGATCACGTTCTCGGGCTCGGTGATCGCCTTCGGCAAGCTGGCCGGGCGCTACAAGTTCCGCCTGTTCCAGGGCGCGCCGGTGGTGTTCGCCGGCCAGCACGTGCTGAACCTGGCGCTGGCGGTGGCCATGGTGGGCTTCGGCATCGCCTTCTTCATGACGCAGGAATGGCTGCCGTTCCTGGTGATGCTGGCAATTGCCTTCGTGCTGGGCGTGCTGATCATCATCCCGATCGGCGGCGCCGACATGCCGGTGGTGGTGTCGATGCTGAACTCGTACTCTGGCTGGGCGGCGGCGGGCATCGGCTTCTCGCTGAACAACCCGATGCTGATCATCGCCGGCTCGCTGGTGGGTTCGTCCGGTGCCATCCTCTCGTACATCATGTGCAAGGCGATGAACCGCTCGTTCTTCAACGTGATCCTGGGCGGCTTCGGCAGCGATGCCACGGCCGCAAGCGGGCCGGCAGCGCAGGCGCAGCGCAACGTCAAGTCGGGTTCGGCCGATGACGCCGCCTTCCTGATGGGCAATGCGGAGACGGTCATCATTGTGCCTGGCTACGGCCTGGCGGTGGCGCGCGCCCAACACGCGCTCAAGGAGCTGACCGAAGCCCTCACGGAAAAGGGCGTAACCGTGAAATACGCGATCCACCCGGTGGCGGGCCGCATGCCGGGCCACATGAACGTGCTGCTGGCCGAGGCCGAGGTGCCGTACGACCAGGTCTTCGAGATGGAAGACATCAACAGCGAGTTCGGCCAGGCCGACGTGGTGCTGGTGCTGGGCGCCAACGACGTGGTCAACCCGGCGGCCAAAACCGATCCCAAGTCGCCGATCGCCGGCATGCCGATCCTGGAGGCGTACAAGGCCAAGACCATCATCGTCAACAAGCGCTCGATGGCCGCCGGCTACGCCGGCCTGGACAACGAGCTGTTCTACATGGACAAGACCATGATGGTGTTCGGCGACGCCAAGAAGGTGGTCGAGGACATGCTCAAGGCCGCCTGA
- a CDS encoding NAD(P) transhydrogenase subunit alpha, with the protein MEMVSHTVINLIIFVLAIYVGYHVVWTVTPALHTPLMAVTNAISAIIIVGAMLAAGLTEGYVGRAMGTLAVALAAVNVFGGFLVTQRMLEMFRKKAPKAQAEAIGQPGGKLSEVAQ; encoded by the coding sequence ATGGAAATGGTTAGCCACACGGTGATCAACCTGATCATCTTTGTCCTGGCGATCTACGTGGGCTACCACGTGGTCTGGACCGTTACCCCCGCGCTGCATACGCCGTTGATGGCGGTGACCAATGCCATCTCGGCCATCATCATCGTCGGCGCCATGCTGGCCGCCGGCCTGACCGAGGGCTATGTTGGCCGCGCAATGGGCACGCTGGCGGTGGCGCTGGCGGCGGTCAATGTGTTCGGCGGCTTCCTGGTCACCCAGCGCATGCTGGAGATGTTCAGGAAGAAGGCACCCAAGGCGCAGGCTGAAGCAATTGGGCAGCCTGGCGGCAAACTGTCGGAGGTAGCGCAATGA